One region of Thermoleophilia bacterium genomic DNA includes:
- a CDS encoding glucosaminidase domain-containing protein, translated as MAVWRVQQIVAAAEAQNHFSDRATPDKKTLNSATEESQDSPVTTLVLTDGQTPLRGRWPGSADQLAVYLLANWPNPSFTVPVNELARYYLYYCNEAELRADLLWAQMIHETAGGSFTGTVRPEQNNFAGLGATSPEESGLLFPTAEAGVMAHIAHMVAYVYRESPVGWANPVVDPRFELVQPRGQVTVLADLNGRWAVPGINYGQSIEEIARLLNAHFSR; from the coding sequence ATGGCAGTCTGGCGCGTTCAACAAATAGTGGCTGCCGCTGAAGCCCAGAACCACTTCTCGGACAGGGCAACGCCAGACAAAAAGACTCTGAACTCGGCTACTGAAGAGAGCCAAGACTCACCGGTTACCACCCTGGTTCTCACAGACGGACAAACTCCACTCCGGGGCCGCTGGCCCGGGTCTGCCGATCAGCTAGCTGTCTATCTCCTTGCAAACTGGCCCAATCCTTCCTTCACCGTGCCAGTCAACGAGCTCGCGCGATACTACCTTTATTACTGCAATGAAGCTGAACTGCGAGCGGACCTTCTCTGGGCCCAGATGATTCACGAGACCGCTGGCGGCTCTTTCACTGGCACCGTAAGACCGGAGCAAAACAACTTCGCCGGTCTCGGGGCCACAAGCCCCGAAGAAAGCGGGCTGTTGTTTCCCACGGCCGAGGCGGGAGTGATGGCCCACATCGCTCACATGGTGGCTTATGTGTATCGCGAGAGTCCTGTTGGTTGGGCAAACCCGGTTGTTGACCCGCGCTTCGAATTGGTACAGCCGCGGGGCCAGGTAACCGTCCTTGCCGATCTAAACGGCCGTTGGGCCGTCCCCGGGATCAACTATGGACAATCGATTGAGGAGATTGCTCGCTTGCTAAACGCACACTTCTCCCGATAG